One window from the genome of Dioscorea cayenensis subsp. rotundata cultivar TDr96_F1 chromosome 3, TDr96_F1_v2_PseudoChromosome.rev07_lg8_w22 25.fasta, whole genome shotgun sequence encodes:
- the LOC120250395 gene encoding uncharacterized protein LOC120250395: protein METQTRQKLETLRSDRGSEFKSNQFKEYCERMGIRREFTAPYSPQQNGIAEHKNRTLVDKARSMLNARKLPTKFWAEAIATTAYLSNISPTQAIANRTPYEAWWGVKHTSAEQQIVQKKVIYGELEGNYSTEANIPRAEIQRQEGSVYDVESSNSSSQGESTQEDSPPSIVRMLRDIYESCSFALHMSDPSNYDEACQNTVWKKAMDEEFQAIQRNDT from the exons ATGGAAACACAAACTAGACAGAAATTGGAGACTCTTAGATCAGACCGGGGAAGTGAATTCAAGTCAAATCAATTCAAGGAATATTGTGAGCGGATGGGAATTCGAAGGGAGTTCACTGCCCCATATTCACCTCAGCAAAATGGTATAGCTGAGCACAAGAACAGAACATTAGTAGACAAAGCAAGGAGCATGTTAAATGCAAGGAAGCTGCCAACCAAATTTTGGGCCGAGGCCATTGCAACTACTGCCTATCTATCAAATATTTCACCAACACAGGCTATAGCAAATCGAACACCTTATGAAGCTTGGTGGGGAGTCAAGCACACT AGTGCTGAACAACAGATTGTGCAGAAGAAAGTTATATATGGAGAATTGGAAGGCAATTATTCAACTGAAGCAAATATTCCAAGAGCAGAAATTCAAAGACAGGAAGGTTCAGTATATGATGTTGAAAGCTCTAACTCTTCATCACAAGGAGAATCAACTCAAGAAGATTCGCCACCAAGCATTGTACGCATGTTAAGAGACATATATGAAAGCTGCTCCTTTGCCTTACATATGTCAGATCCTTCAAATTATGATGAAGCATGTCAAAATACTGTTTGGAAGAAAGCAATGGATGAAGAGTTTCAGGCAATTCAGAGGAATGATACTTGA